From a single Okeanomitos corallinicola TIOX110 genomic region:
- a CDS encoding CHAT domain-containing protein yields the protein MNFSRLPFTRTEAETILNLVPKNQSLSAFDFNADRDFATSAKLSEYRILHFATHGILDRAC from the coding sequence ATTAATTTTTCACGTTTACCATTTACCCGTACAGAAGCGGAAACAATTTTAAATTTAGTTCCCAAAAATCAGAGTTTATCAGCTTTTGATTTTAATGCAGATCGTGATTTTGCCACCAGTGCAAAACTGAGTGAATATAGAATTTTACATTTTGCAACTCATGGAATTTTAGATAGGGCTTGCTGA
- a CDS encoding pentapeptide repeat-containing protein, whose translation MNIQELLTRYARGERSFNGIVLTSSNLQGANLGGIDFSRADLSGANLTGASLTGANLSKANLRGAKLENAHLSEVILCGADLTQAVLTNAHLNESDLSGALLTGANLCDANLHQASITAANLQGANLSGAKMGGVRMWKADLQGANLTGADLSEANMCEVNLTRANLNATDMSETFLTAAIMPDGSIHS comes from the coding sequence ATGAATATTCAGGAACTTTTAACTAGATATGCCAGAGGAGAAAGAAGCTTTAACGGTATAGTATTAACCTCATCAAACTTACAGGGAGCTAACTTAGGTGGGATAGATTTTAGTAGAGCAGACCTCAGCGGTGCTAACTTAACTGGTGCATCGTTAACAGGAGCAAATTTAAGTAAAGCAAATCTTAGAGGTGCAAAACTAGAAAATGCCCATTTATCAGAAGTAATTTTGTGTGGTGCAGATTTAACTCAAGCTGTGTTAACTAATGCCCATTTAAATGAATCAGATTTGAGTGGTGCTTTATTAACAGGTGCAAATTTGTGTGATGCTAATTTACATCAAGCATCAATTACCGCTGCCAATTTGCAAGGTGCAAATTTAAGTGGGGCAAAAATGGGTGGTGTGCGGATGTGGAAAGCAGATTTACAAGGTGCAAATTTAACAGGTGCTGATTTAAGTGAAGCCAATATGTGTGAGGTAAATTTAACCAGAGCTAACTTAAATGCTACAGATATGAGTGAGACTTTTTTGACTGCGGCTATCATGCCTGATGGGAGTATTCATAGTTGA
- a CDS encoding RNA-binding protein — translation MTIYVGNLAYSATEADLKAVFADYGEVKRVVLPTDRETGRVRGFAFVEMTEDAQEDTAITELDGAEWMGRQLRVNKAKPREDNRRNSYS, via the coding sequence ATGACTATCTACGTTGGAAATCTCGCTTACAGCGCTACTGAAGCAGACTTAAAAGCCGTGTTTGCTGATTATGGTGAGGTAAAAAGAGTTGTCTTACCTACTGACCGTGAAACCGGAAGGGTACGCGGATTTGCCTTTGTTGAAATGACTGAAGATGCACAAGAAGATACTGCCATTACAGAATTAGACGGTGCAGAATGGATGGGTCGTCAACTAAGAGTTAACAAAGCCAAACCACGGGAGGATAACCGACGAAATAGTTATTCTTAA
- a CDS encoding DUF3598 family protein, whose protein sequence is MTSNWENFLKNVGEWRGSFTQISPDGEILDSTPSILNLEAFDNNQGVMFRIRRFGKDSDDSSPIQDYQQEYRSIGRQNIFFNNGSFSKGTLQLAPFTEFGAEYGFVDNDRRSRLVQLFNKEGKFTNLTLIREFRSHKDAKERPQLTVEQLIGNWEGKAHTVYSDLRPSENYTSYLEIKEIGNGYLEQKLSFASQTITSKAKMADKKLIFEKEGSTQEILLLPDGISSNVPLQLQMRKPFFVEAGWLVRDNERQRLIRTYNETGEWVSSTHVIEYKTN, encoded by the coding sequence ATGACTAGCAACTGGGAAAACTTCCTGAAAAATGTAGGTGAATGGCGAGGTTCGTTTACACAAATATCTCCCGATGGTGAAATATTAGATTCTACTCCTAGTATTTTAAATTTAGAAGCCTTTGATAATAATCAGGGTGTAATGTTTAGAATTAGACGTTTTGGAAAAGATAGTGATGATAGTTCTCCTATTCAAGATTATCAACAGGAATATCGCTCTATAGGTAGACAGAATATCTTTTTTAATAACGGATCTTTTTCTAAAGGGACATTACAACTAGCACCATTTACAGAATTTGGAGCAGAATATGGCTTTGTGGATAATGATAGGCGATCGCGTTTAGTTCAATTATTTAATAAAGAAGGAAAATTCACTAATTTAACCTTAATTAGAGAATTTCGCAGTCATAAAGATGCCAAAGAACGCCCACAATTAACCGTAGAACAATTAATTGGTAACTGGGAAGGAAAAGCCCACACAGTATATTCTGATTTGAGGCCATCCGAAAACTATACAAGTTATTTAGAAATTAAAGAAATAGGTAACGGATATTTAGAACAGAAGTTATCTTTTGCATCCCAAACTATTACTTCAAAAGCCAAAATGGCAGATAAAAAACTAATCTTTGAAAAAGAAGGAAGCACACAAGAAATATTATTATTACCCGATGGTATTTCCAGTAATGTTCCCTTACAACTACAAATGAGAAAACCCTTTTTTGTAGAAGCAGGATGGTTAGTAAGAGACAATGAACGCCAACGCTTAATTCGTACTTACAACGAAACAGGTGAATGGGTTAGCTCAACTCACGTCATTGAATATAAAACCAATTAA